In the Deltaproteobacteria bacterium genome, CTCCATAATCCTATGAGTCTCTGGATTGTCTCTATTGCCGGATTTACCCTCTTTGCCCTGAACGAGATCGCCAACCCTCGAGGGGCTCTTTTAGGAAAAGTACTCTGGAAAGGAGATCGACGGGGAATCGCTCTGACCTTTGACGATGGGCCCCATCCTTTGTATACCCCCCGCGTTTTAGAGATCCTGGATCGCTTTCAAGCCAAAGCTACATTTTTCGTCATCGGAAGATACCTGAAAGAGTTTGGAGCTCTGGCCACCGAGATTTCCCAGCGGGGACACCTGATCGGTAACCACTCCTACAACCACCTGCGGATGATGAATTTTCTCTCTGGGCAGAAATTCCGTCAGGAGATCCTGGCATGTCAGAGGGAAGCGGAAAAATGGGTC is a window encoding:
- a CDS encoding polysaccharide deacetylase family protein — protein: MSLWIVSIAGFTLFALNEIANPRGALLGKVLWKGDRRGIALTFDDGPHPLYTPRVLEILDRFQAKATFFVIGRYLKEFGALATEISQRGHLIGNHSYNHLRMMNFLSGQKFRQEILACQREAEKWVGYRPRFYRQPAGFRNPNIFRILKELGMSMVGWQVRAFDTQRQDPLAIARRILKKADPGGVILLHDGSDSVLNQDRTATLKALPEILRGFRERGMEFLTLEELFGMSKDIK